In Microbacterium enclense, the DNA window GGATCTCAGATGCCATGGCCCACTACGGAGTCTCGACGCTGTTCGCTCTCGGTGTCGCCTGGGCCGCGGACGAGAGCGCCACACGCCCTACCGGCTAGGCGCCCACCCGCGGGAACACGAAGGGTGCACCAGGTACGGCGATCGCCGACACGGCCTCGGCGATCGCGGCGCTCGGCGGGATGGGCGTGCCGTCCGCCCGGTTGACGAGGACGTTCGTCGTGGTGAGGACGATGAGCACGGAACCATCGTCCCGGGCGTACATGGTGGAGGAGTATCCAGGCAGATCGCCGCTGTGTCCCGTCCATCCGTTCGTGGCCACGAGTCCGAGGCCGTACCCCGTGCCGGCCGGGTTGCCCGGTATGGCCACCATGCTCAGGCGTTCTTTCTGGGTCTCCGCACGGAGGAGGGATCCTGTCGTGAGATCGTTCAGCCAGGTCTCGAGATCTCCCACCGTGGAAGCAGCTGCTCCCGCGGCTTGCGCCCAGGACGCGTTCCACTCCGTGGCGTCGGCTTCCTTCCCGTCCGCGGTGAGGGTGGTGTAGCCCTGGGCACGGGGTGCGGTGAACGCGGTGGCTGCTTCCGCATACGTGGTCTGCGCGAGGCCGGCCGCGTCGAAGAGGTGCTGCATGGCGGAGGCATACGGTGTGCCGGAGACGCGCTCGACGAGCTGCCCCAGGATGACGGTATTGGAGTTCGAGTAGTCGAAGTCCGTTCCCGGGCTGAAGAGCAGATCGAGGGGTTCGACCATCGCGATCAACTCGCGGGGAGTGAACTGGCGTTGAGAGTCGGCGAGGAACTGCTGATCGAAGGTCGGGGTGCCGGTGTAGCTCGGGATGCCGCTTCGCATCTCGGCGAGCTGTCTGACGGTGACGTCTTTCCAGGCGTCGGGGAGTTCGGGCAGATAGGTGCGGATGGGCGCATCCAGATCGACCAGCTTGTCGTCGACCAGTTGCAGCACGAGCGTCACCGTCATCGTCTTGGTGATGCTCCCGATCCGCAGATGATCGTCGACGGTCAGCGGGGCGCCGGTCGACTTGTCGGAGACCCCGAGCGGTTCTTCGAATCGTCCCCCTGGCGTCTGGAGGAGCACGATGGCGCCCGGGATGCCGTTCGCCTCCATCACGGTCGTGGCGGCGTCTCTGATCGCGGTCGCCGTACTGTCCGGATAGGAGGACGCGGAAGGATCTGACCCGGTCGATGGGGCAACCGGGCTGGTGGGTGCCGTGCTTGTGCATCCGGCCACCAGGAGGAGGAGGGCGATGAGTGCGGCGGTGGGGACGAAACGGGCGGGTCGACGCATGGTCACTTCCCCTCGCGCACGCCGGCGACGAACGTGCCGAACTCCGCTGAAAGCGCTGACGAGAACGGGTAGGCGAGCTGATCCGCGAGGTTCGGGACGTCAGCGTCCCCCACATCTCGCAGGATGTGCACCATGTTCGGCAGCTCGACGAAACGCGCGACTCCGGGCGAGAACGAGTCCGCGAGGGCGACGACGCCTGAGCCTGCACTGCCGTCGCCGCACGGGGTGTTGAAGTCTTTCGTGCCGCACGTGATCAGCGTGGGGATGGTGACCGATGGGGCGACGTCGGCCGGGTCGAGGGCGTCGTACCCCTTTCCGTAGAGGGTGCGATAAGCGTGAGTGACCACCATCTGAGCCGGGTCACTGCCGTAGATGTTGGTCTCGATCACCGCCTGGATCGCCTGGGTGTAATCCGTGGCGGCGGGCAGCGGAACCGGCCCGGGAGTCGGATAGGGCGGGGTTGCGGTGCGGATCTCGTCCACACCCGCCGTCATCCATGCTGTGATGGTCTCCGCGTCGGCTTCCGTCATCGCTCCGGCCGCCACGGCTCCGGTCATCTGCTCGGAGAACTGTCGCGTCAGGATGTCCAGGATGTGCGTGTACGCGGGCTCGATGAGGGCCAGCCCGGCCGGTGCGGGTGCCCCGGCGAGGTCTGCGGCGATGGTGAGGGCTGCGGCTCCGCCCTCGCTGTGGCCCACGAGGATGAGGCGGTTCGTGTCGATCCCGGGCTGGGTGGCGAGGAAAGACAGAGCATCGCGCCCGGGTCGGATGCGGAGCTGGTCGTAGTCGAGCGCGAGCATGGCCGACGGGTCGCTCGTGTAGGGCCCGAGGCCCGTCTGCCCGGTTCCCAGCTTGTCGTAACGGAGGGATGCGATCCCCTCGGAGCTCAGCAGGTCGGCCAGCCAGGAGTAGTCCTCGGTCGCCAGCGTGGCGGTGTTGCCGTCGCGATCGATGGCACCGGTGCCCCCGATGATGACCGCCGCGGCCACCGCGTGCGTCGGATCGACCGGCCCGCGGTAGCTGCCGGAGAACGTGACACCGCCGCTGTCGAAAGAGACCGGCTGGTCGGGCAGGATGGCCGCCGGCTCCGGCGTCGGAACGGGCGTGGTCGTGGCGATCGGGGTGGTGTCGCAGCGCGTGTCGGCGCGTGCCGCGGGCGCTGCACCCCCGAGTGTGCCGAGACCGACGGACATCGCGAGGAGCAGCGCGATGCTGAGCGTCGCCGCACCTCCCGCAGCCGGTGGCGTCGACCGGCCGGGACGACGGACACGCCGACGAGGACGCATCACAAGGGCGAGGCCGAGGAGCAGGATCAGGATGCCGGCACCGAGCGGCAGCAACGGCTCCGATCCGGTCGCGGGGAGACAGTCGATCATCGGGGGGCTCCTTCGGGATCGGTCCAGCGCACGAGCACGTGGCGGCGCCGGCGGCCGGAGCCGCGCTGCAGTTGTCGGCCGGCCATCACGGTCGCCACGAGCGCCGCGCCCAGTGCGCCGGTGAAGACGCGGTCGAGAGTTGCATGCGCCCAGTCGGCGAGCCAGCCCTGGCTGGAGTTCTCGCCCACTGCCGCCGCGATGAGCACGGA includes these proteins:
- a CDS encoding serine hydrolase — protein: MRRPARFVPTAALIALLLLVAGCTSTAPTSPVAPSTGSDPSASSYPDSTATAIRDAATTVMEANGIPGAIVLLQTPGGRFEEPLGVSDKSTGAPLTVDDHLRIGSITKTMTVTLVLQLVDDKLVDLDAPIRTYLPELPDAWKDVTVRQLAEMRSGIPSYTGTPTFDQQFLADSQRQFTPRELIAMVEPLDLLFSPGTDFDYSNSNTVILGQLVERVSGTPYASAMQHLFDAAGLAQTTYAEAATAFTAPRAQGYTTLTADGKEADATEWNASWAQAAGAAASTVGDLETWLNDLTTGSLLRAETQKERLSMVAIPGNPAGTGYGLGLVATNGWTGHSGDLPGYSSTMYARDDGSVLIVLTTTNVLVNRADGTPIPPSAAIAEAVSAIAVPGAPFVFPRVGA